One genomic window of Salvia miltiorrhiza cultivar Shanhuang (shh) chromosome 4, IMPLAD_Smil_shh, whole genome shotgun sequence includes the following:
- the LOC131020789 gene encoding transcription factor TRY-like yields the protein MDKCRQKQIKIRKYPLCEEVSSIEWEFVNMTDQEEDIINRMHKLVGDRWGLIAGRLPGRKAEEIERFWLMRNSDNFTDKRKEYHRRQKS from the exons ATGGATAAGTGTCGGCAGAAGCAGATCAAGATTCGGAAATACCCTCTGTGTGAAG AGGTGAGCAGTATTGAATGGGAGTTTGTGAACATGACTGATCAAGAAGAAGACATCATCAACAGAATGCACAAGCTTGTTGGGGACAG GTGGGGTTTGATAGCTGGGAGACTTCCTGGGAGGAAAGCTGAGGAGATTGAGAGATTTTGGTTGATGAGAAATAGTGACAATTTTACAGATAAAAGAAAGGAATATCATAGGAGACAAAAGTCTTGA